In Procambarus clarkii isolate CNS0578487 chromosome 36, FALCON_Pclarkii_2.0, whole genome shotgun sequence, one DNA window encodes the following:
- the LOC138371802 gene encoding protein enabled homolog yields MEMKLLELQEKKEERERQEKKEIEMKRLELEREREREEREREEREREERERQEMEKERLHELEVLRLGDSSDYDAVKKVVLKAYQLVPEAYRQKFRNLKKTSEHTFTEFANIKERLFQE; encoded by the exons ATGGAAATGAAACTTTTGGAATTACAAGAAaagaaagaagagcgagaaagacaaGAAAAGAAGGAAATTGAAATGAAACGGTTGGAATTAGAgcgagaacgagaaagagaagagcgagaaagagaagagcgggaaagagaagagcgggaaagacaagaaatggagaaggaaAGACTGCACGAGTTAGAAGTGTTACGATTAGGTG ATTCTAGTGATTACGAcgcggtgaagaaggtagtgctgaaGGCTTATCAGTTGGTGCCggaggcttataggcaaaagttcaggaacctgaagaagacctcggagcacacgttcacggAGTTTGCAaacatcaaggaacggcttttccaaGAATAG